The proteins below come from a single Prochlorococcus marinus str. MIT 9215 genomic window:
- a CDS encoding photosystem II S4 domain protein, translating into MIDLKGILINSNYKKETEELINIANLAYKHWETYWTGFNSTYVCEEILKDFENLNDFKFFIHGGFSSSQRSKIACFRGDNIPEEDVLKNNFPAQGIKFYGNFLFDNATQDDFRSLLIENGVNKVKVGDIWTIGDRGAQGIIDNLDIEHLDEKIFYLRDVEVKINLVGIDELLIPAGRTKKLVNTVEASTRLDAIASAGFRISRKKIIERIENGMLKLNGSKVNKPTINLKIGDKLELENKGFIEIINLEITKRERWKVKLLRK; encoded by the coding sequence ATGATTGACTTAAAAGGAATCTTAATAAATTCAAACTACAAAAAAGAAACTGAGGAATTAATAAATATTGCTAACTTAGCTTACAAACACTGGGAAACTTATTGGACTGGATTTAATTCAACTTATGTTTGCGAAGAGATTTTAAAAGATTTTGAAAATTTAAATGATTTCAAATTTTTTATTCATGGAGGATTCTCCTCTTCTCAAAGATCAAAAATAGCTTGCTTTAGAGGAGATAATATTCCTGAAGAGGATGTGCTAAAAAATAATTTTCCTGCTCAAGGGATAAAATTTTATGGCAATTTTTTATTCGATAATGCAACACAAGACGACTTTAGATCCCTCCTAATTGAAAATGGGGTAAACAAAGTAAAAGTAGGAGATATATGGACAATTGGTGATAGGGGGGCACAAGGAATAATTGACAATTTAGATATTGAGCATCTAGATGAAAAGATTTTTTATTTGAGAGACGTAGAAGTAAAAATTAATTTAGTTGGTATAGATGAATTACTAATACCTGCTGGAAGAACAAAAAAACTTGTTAATACAGTAGAAGCTTCAACAAGATTAGACGCTATAGCTTCAGCAGGTTTTAGGATATCAAGAAAAAAAATTATTGAAAGGATAGAAAATGGAATGCTTAAGTTAAATGGAAGCAAAGTTAATAAGCCAACTATTAATCTAAAAATTGGCGACAAACTAGAACTAGAAAATAAAGGATTTATTGAAATTATAAATTTAGAAATCACCAAAAGAGAAAGATGGAAAGTTAAATTACTTAGAAAATGA
- a CDS encoding methyltransferase family protein has protein sequence MKLNQIINLHKGLTAFVVVALMIFFDNFTIAPYIYLALHGTYGLLWLLKEKIFPDPYFKEKINFLTSVTGFIFLGSYWVAPYILISSQKSVPNIVIAASVSINIIGVFLHFASDAQKYFSLKLKKDLIKEGFFKNIRNTNYLGEILIYLSFAILSMSFVPLVILAIFFSIVFLPRMIKKDKSLSKYDSFEEYKKKSGLIFPKLNA, from the coding sequence ATGAAACTCAATCAAATAATTAATCTTCATAAGGGTCTCACAGCATTTGTAGTGGTAGCCCTTATGATCTTTTTTGATAATTTTACAATCGCTCCCTACATTTATTTAGCTTTACACGGTACTTATGGATTGCTTTGGCTACTCAAAGAAAAGATATTCCCTGATCCTTATTTTAAAGAAAAAATCAATTTTTTAACTTCAGTTACTGGTTTTATTTTCCTTGGAAGTTACTGGGTAGCCCCCTACATTCTTATCTCATCTCAAAAATCTGTTCCAAATATCGTAATAGCTGCATCTGTATCTATAAATATAATTGGTGTGTTTTTACACTTTGCTAGTGATGCCCAAAAATATTTTTCTCTTAAATTAAAAAAAGATCTAATTAAAGAAGGATTTTTCAAAAATATAAGGAATACAAATTATCTAGGAGAAATACTAATTTATCTATCATTCGCAATCCTTTCAATGAGTTTCGTTCCATTAGTAATTCTTGCAATATTTTTCTCTATAGTTTTTCTGCCAAGAATGATAAAAAAAGATAAATCACTCTCAAAGTATGATTCATTCGAAGAATACAAAAAGAAAAGTGGTCTTATTTTTCCTAAATTAAATGCTTAA
- a CDS encoding pyridoxamine 5'-phosphate oxidase family protein: protein MLNNNLPSWRQDLKSSRKKEGKSPSNRWIQLATVSQENEPRLRTVVFRGWHKNSSMIIYTDRRSEKIGHLKSNPSAEILWFFLKTKSQYRFKGKLQELTDNKNYWDTLSEKSKSSWFWESPGEKINPKLQSTFETLSNLPKPENFAVLNFEIDSVDLLKLEQPIHKRYLWEKIKKWEKVEINP, encoded by the coding sequence ATGCTTAATAACAACTTACCAAGTTGGAGACAAGATTTAAAATCTTCAAGAAAAAAAGAGGGTAAATCACCTTCTAATAGATGGATTCAGCTTGCAACAGTTAGTCAAGAAAATGAGCCAAGATTAAGAACAGTTGTTTTCAGAGGATGGCATAAAAATAGTTCAATGATTATTTATACAGATAGAAGAAGTGAAAAAATTGGGCATTTAAAATCTAACCCTAGTGCAGAAATATTATGGTTTTTTTTGAAAACCAAGTCACAATATAGATTCAAAGGAAAATTACAAGAATTAACTGATAACAAAAATTATTGGGATACATTATCAGAAAAATCAAAATCTTCTTGGTTTTGGGAATCTCCTGGAGAGAAAATTAACCCAAAATTGCAATCTACTTTTGAAACATTATCCAATCTACCTAAGCCAGAAAATTTTGCAGTTCTAAATTTTGAAATCGATTCAGTAGATCTTCTTAAATTAGAACAGCCTATTCATAAAAGATATCTTTGGGAAAAGATTAAAAAATGGGAAAAGGTTGAAATCAATCCTTAA
- a CDS encoding DoxX family protein: MLSTILTKSFSKDTALLILRVITGTVLIHHGYEKLANIENFADAFVRPLHLPFPILLSYIAAFSEIGGSWLLIIGLATRFGALAIVGTISVAIYHALVTAGFNIFLLELLLLYFASATSIALTGPGNFSLDEVIIRILKSEDEDEIISSTKSKSSKKVEIKEETSKGGLFQFLQANILSDTSN; this comes from the coding sequence GTGCTTTCAACAATTCTTACAAAATCGTTTAGCAAAGATACTGCTTTATTAATACTTAGAGTTATAACTGGAACTGTTCTTATTCACCACGGTTATGAAAAATTAGCAAATATAGAAAATTTTGCTGATGCTTTCGTTAGACCACTACATCTTCCGTTCCCAATATTGTTATCTTACATAGCTGCATTCTCAGAGATAGGTGGTAGTTGGTTACTAATTATCGGGTTAGCTACAAGGTTCGGAGCTTTAGCAATTGTTGGAACAATTTCTGTCGCTATATATCACGCACTTGTAACTGCGGGATTTAATATCTTTTTACTAGAGCTTCTACTTTTATATTTTGCTTCAGCAACTTCAATTGCTTTAACAGGACCTGGTAATTTTTCCTTAGATGAAGTTATCATTAGAATCTTGAAATCAGAGGATGAAGATGAGATTATTTCTTCAACAAAATCTAAATCGTCCAAGAAAGTTGAAATAAAAGAAGAAACAAGTAAAGGCGGGTTATTTCAATTCCTTCAAGCGAACATACTTTCGGATACCTCAAACTAA
- a CDS encoding FAD-binding domain-containing protein — protein MSFLLKAQNTWENFAKYKINDYAKLRNFDFGPNNESSVSKLSPFITHRILSEYDLINDIKSKYKSKNSTKFVEEIFWRVYWKGWMENRPKVWENFISEKNLDFDYELYKKAINGNTEIDFFNSWVLELKQHNYLHNHTRMWFASTWIFNLGLPWQLGAKFFFKYLFDGDAASNLLSWRWVGGLQTKGKQYLFSSSNLRKFSNNRFNVEKIINKQIYLEESNQIPLEDEIYNNNMEPKSDDLIMFENDLHLSTFQNLLPSYKKVFIILLKNDHRQVKLSESVLKFKQDLVSEFEKQFDNVIQIDPSSLEITFKNNNRIDLIYPGVGDNYDFITEFKKLHNKRIFNLVRDEDLFAWKFAKKGFFKFKENIPKINQRVFENYSKNNF, from the coding sequence ATGTCATTTTTATTAAAAGCTCAAAATACCTGGGAAAATTTTGCGAAATACAAAATTAATGATTATGCAAAATTAAGAAATTTTGATTTTGGGCCAAATAATGAAAGTTCAGTTTCAAAATTATCGCCTTTCATTACTCATAGAATATTATCGGAATATGACCTGATTAATGATATTAAAAGTAAATATAAAAGCAAAAACTCAACTAAATTTGTTGAAGAAATATTTTGGAGAGTTTACTGGAAAGGGTGGATGGAAAATAGACCTAAAGTTTGGGAAAATTTTATTTCAGAAAAAAATCTTGATTTTGATTATGAGCTATATAAAAAAGCAATTAATGGTAATACAGAAATAGATTTTTTTAATTCCTGGGTTCTTGAATTAAAGCAGCATAACTATTTGCATAATCATACAAGAATGTGGTTTGCGAGTACATGGATATTTAATCTAGGCCTTCCATGGCAATTGGGAGCAAAGTTTTTCTTTAAATACCTTTTTGATGGTGATGCTGCATCTAATCTCCTTAGCTGGAGATGGGTCGGAGGATTGCAAACGAAGGGAAAGCAATATCTTTTTTCATCGTCGAATCTCAGAAAATTTTCAAATAATAGATTTAATGTAGAAAAAATAATTAATAAACAAATTTATCTTGAAGAATCTAATCAAATACCATTAGAAGATGAGATTTATAATAATAATATGGAACCTAAATCAGATGATCTGATTATGTTTGAAAATGATCTACACCTTTCAACCTTTCAAAATTTACTACCAAGCTATAAAAAAGTATTTATTATTCTTCTAAAGAACGACCACAGACAAGTTAAATTGTCTGAATCTGTTTTGAAATTTAAACAAGATTTGGTCTCTGAATTTGAAAAGCAATTTGATAATGTTATACAGATTGACCCATCTTCATTGGAAATTACTTTTAAAAATAATAACAGAATAGACCTTATTTATCCTGGAGTTGGAGATAATTATGATTTCATAACTGAGTTTAAAAAATTACACAATAAAAGAATTTTTAATCTCGTGAGAGATGAAGATTTATTTGCGTGGAAATTCGCCAAAAAAGGTTTCTTCAAATTTAAAGAAAATATTCCGAAAATCAATCAGAGAGTATTCGAAAATTATTCAAAAAATAATTTTTAA
- a CDS encoding NAD-dependent DNA ligase — protein sequence MNNLLVRDVKYIDEQYRIGEGIISDDAFKQLEKLFMHVDPESDYFNQKNSRVLPRLAKENYKEFLGSLLTKTRLSIQPKIDGCAIAIRYINGKFNKAITKTGFDVSSKIKQIKNVPDCIPIKRDFQIRGELYATNQVAGISKRITRKYLNDKKGFRESLSFCCFQILNGRLNQYETLNYLKKCGFSTPDSYFTNHTSEIQIYKKNWLERKIFTKYPTNGIVIKINSRKLQLLREKSLTKNKEWQYAIEK from the coding sequence ATGAATAATTTATTAGTGAGAGATGTTAAGTATATAGATGAACAATACAGAATAGGTGAAGGCATAATTTCAGACGATGCATTTAAGCAACTTGAGAAGCTCTTTATGCATGTTGATCCAGAATCTGACTACTTTAATCAAAAAAATAGCAGAGTTTTACCACGATTAGCTAAAGAAAACTATAAAGAATTTTTGGGAAGTTTGTTAACAAAAACGAGATTAAGCATTCAACCAAAAATTGATGGCTGTGCTATTGCAATTAGATATATAAATGGCAAGTTTAATAAAGCTATTACAAAAACAGGATTTGATGTCTCAAGCAAAATTAAACAAATTAAAAATGTCCCCGATTGTATTCCTATCAAACGAGATTTTCAAATTAGAGGTGAACTATACGCTACAAACCAAGTTGCCGGAATTTCCAAAAGAATTACAAGAAAATACCTCAATGATAAGAAAGGGTTTAGAGAAAGTCTCAGCTTTTGCTGTTTCCAAATACTTAATGGAAGACTTAATCAATATGAAACCCTTAACTATCTTAAAAAATGTGGCTTCAGCACCCCTGACAGTTACTTCACAAATCATACAAGCGAAATCCAAATATATAAAAAAAATTGGTTAGAGAGAAAAATATTTACGAAATATCCAACTAATGGGATAGTTATCAAAATAAATAGTAGGAAACTACAATTACTTAGAGAGAAAAGTTTAACTAAAAATAAAGAATGGCAATATGCAATTGAAAAATAA
- a CDS encoding oxidoreductase — protein MTATISRPKISKWETSNIPNLTGKIALITGANSGLGYYTAKALAEKNAHVVIACRSIEKANQTIKKLKSLNPEGIFTPLELDLSDLKNVVGVQSKIFDGFENLDLLINNAGIMHPPKTLSAQGYEIQFAVNHLAHMLLTLKLLPIIEKKEKSRIVTVTSGAQFFGKVGWENLKAENYYNKWESYSNSKLANVMFALELNENLKHKNILSLAAHPGIAKTNLFTAQKPKPSPIETFSLELFSPIFQSAEMGALPQLFAATSPDARGGDHYGPKFNFRGHPKLSPTSPFAINKKERKKLWEKSLEILSKFL, from the coding sequence ATGACTGCCACTATTTCCAGACCTAAAATCTCCAAATGGGAAACATCTAATATTCCAAACCTTACAGGCAAAATAGCGCTAATTACTGGTGCAAATAGTGGTCTTGGGTACTACACTGCAAAGGCTTTAGCCGAAAAAAATGCTCACGTTGTTATAGCTTGTAGATCAATTGAAAAAGCTAATCAAACTATCAAAAAACTTAAATCTCTTAATCCTGAAGGAATATTTACACCTTTAGAATTAGATTTGTCAGATTTAAAAAATGTTGTTGGAGTTCAGTCTAAAATTTTTGATGGTTTTGAAAATTTAGATTTACTAATCAATAATGCAGGCATTATGCATCCGCCTAAAACACTTAGTGCCCAGGGATATGAAATACAATTTGCAGTTAATCATCTAGCTCATATGCTTTTGACCCTAAAGTTACTTCCAATTATTGAAAAAAAAGAAAAATCAAGAATAGTGACTGTTACTTCTGGAGCACAATTTTTTGGCAAAGTTGGTTGGGAAAATCTTAAAGCCGAGAACTATTACAACAAATGGGAATCCTACTCCAATAGTAAATTGGCAAATGTCATGTTTGCTTTGGAACTAAATGAGAACTTAAAACACAAAAATATACTTTCTTTAGCTGCGCACCCAGGAATTGCAAAAACTAATCTCTTTACTGCCCAAAAACCTAAACCTAGTCCAATAGAAACATTCTCCTTGGAATTATTTAGTCCTATTTTTCAATCTGCCGAGATGGGGGCTTTACCTCAACTTTTTGCAGCTACTTCACCAGATGCAAGAGGCGGTGATCATTATGGTCCTAAATTTAATTTCAGAGGCCATCCAAAACTATCCCCTACTTCTCCTTTCGCCATTAATAAAAAAGAAAGAAAAAAATTATGGGAAAAAAGCCTTGAAATACTTAGCAAGTTCTTATAA